In Zingiber officinale cultivar Zhangliang chromosome 1A, Zo_v1.1, whole genome shotgun sequence, a genomic segment contains:
- the LOC122001363 gene encoding uncharacterized protein LOC122001363 produces the protein MVNKRIQKLLQNTRGRSRREESNNRGLNGENEPQDVPLPHSPSRTKNAELDLQHNVEHNEEGSSQRSQNTRGRTVMRDVHSLGPNDLLVVRFNERGQPYGEMQPTLSNFVGTIARNGNLLPLSFLDWRKIPKNHLDLAWGYVTEHFCIPTRHKKIVMQMIGVAWRRWRAEVKATSYDPNIPLDELLQICPVPHKLTLEVWETLCDYWKKNERMSKINRENAHKKRRIYAQGRINIPTLEDKLFQENGVKPTRIEILELSCHSKKKGRSPIADEAIQHEALLNEAMKRHLQDMPEGTDPRQVHEQAFREVFGPEHSGRVRCLGAGALPSQVFPDQYKRSHCQGYDTASDATEKYKEMKEKIKEMEAREAEREARLQAKMEAREAQRKIEMEQSMRRMQEQQFQNFIRIMQSMMVGTAGGSQGPETLPRQMASVMAEIMQQYMSIPSNA, from the exons ATGGTGAACAAAAGAATTCAAAAGTTGCTTCAAAATACCAGAGGACGATCTAGAAGAGAAGAATCAAATAATAGAGGATTAAATGGTGAAAATGAACCACAAGATGTACCACTGCCGCACTCTCCATCGAGAACAAAAAATGCTGAATTGGACTTACAACACAATGTTGAGCATAATGAGGAAG GTTCATCTCAAAGGAGCCAAAATACACGGGGCAGGACAGTGATGAGAGATGTTCATTCATTAGGTCCCAATGACTTACTAGTTGTAAGATTTAATGAAAGGGGTCAACCTTATGGAGAAATGCAACCCACACTTTCAAATTTTGTGGGAACGATTGCTCGAAATGGAAACTTGTTACCCCTTAGTTTTCTAGACTGGAGGAAAATACCTAAAAATCATTTGGATCTTGCATGGGGATATGTAACT GAACATTTTTGTATCCCTACTCGCCACAAAAAAATTGTGATGCAAATGATAGGAGTTGCATGGAGGCGATGGAGGGCCGAAGTCAAGGCAACGTCTTATGACCCAAATATTCCTTTAGATGAGCTCTTGCAAATTTGTCCTGTCCCTCATAAGCTAACACTCGAGGTTTGGGAAACTTTATGTGACTATTGGAAGAAGAATGAG AGAATGtcaaaaattaatagagaaaatgctcataaAAAACGAAGAATTTATGCACAAGGACGCATAAATATTCCAACATTGGAAGATAAACTT TTTCAGGAAAATGGTGTAAAGCCTACCCGTATTGAAATATTAGAATTAAGTTGTCATAGTAAAAAGAAAGGAAGGTCTCCTATTGCTGATGAAGCTATACAACATGAG GCTTTATTGAATGAGGCTATGAAACGCCATCTCCAAGACATGCCGGAGGGAACAGATCCAAGACAAGTGCATGAGCAAGCATTTCG TGAGGTGTTCGGGCCTGAGCATTCTGGCCGAGTTCGATGTTTAGGAGCTGGTGCACTGCCTAGCCAAGTTTTTCCTGACCAATATAAGCGTAGCCATTGCCAAGGATATGACACTGCTTCGGATGCCACAGAAAAGTACaaggaaatgaaagaaaaaataaaggaaatggaAGCTAGGGAGGCAGAGCGAGAAGCACGACTACAAGCAAAAATGGAAGCACGTGAAGCACAAAGGAAAATCGAGATGGAGCAATCGATGAGGCGGATGCAGGAACAACAATTCCAAAATTTTATCCGTATTATGCAAAGTATGATGGTTGGAACTGCTGGGGGATCTCAAGGGCCCGAAACGTTACCGAGACAG ATGGCAAGTGTGATGGCAGAAATCATGCAACAATATATGAGTATTCCATCAAATGCTTAA